From the genome of Cellvibrio japonicus Ueda107, one region includes:
- a CDS encoding oligosaccharide flippase family protein, producing MSSKFSLVLKSSGFRVLQTLVGIVIGLLMMPFLIQTLGKELYGLWIVIGSIVGTYYLLDLGFNQAVTRYVSKYIHQNNPDAANRIINTALVIYSILGVLVFLASIVAAYFGAESLMQNSEQLTLAQTILVIVGFSIALEFPAKAFPGIISAYMRYDYIAKIRMLKSVVDALCIYLLVSNGYGLISMALITLVTGLISTILFIRFSLGLFKGMQFDQKLIDLSTIKEVFHFSKWVFITDFSTMLREKMDIWFVAFYLGNIALTVYYVAIRLVEYAIQFLMQATGITGPIFTELYAKNENNKLKDAVMLFLKLDVALGLVAFSGFCILGSSFIEVWMKGAVPTNESFLCLLILIVGRLSIYFTSPINSLLMTLKKHHVISWLSIIEIIISALLCVLIIPVYGIYGAAVAMTVPLIVSRLITLPFLVKRYVELELFELLVRFSLVVVVHAVFLTFVYVEWIKGNSLDLAFIILSAPVVIVCSLVISFFLFNRQEIGLLKKKFTKNGFLNKVG from the coding sequence GTGAGTTCAAAGTTTTCGCTAGTCCTTAAAAGCTCGGGCTTTCGAGTGTTACAAACACTTGTGGGTATTGTTATTGGCTTATTAATGATGCCGTTTTTGATCCAGACTTTAGGGAAGGAGCTCTATGGATTATGGATCGTTATTGGCAGCATTGTTGGAACTTACTATTTATTGGATCTTGGATTTAATCAGGCGGTCACCCGCTATGTTTCCAAATATATTCATCAAAATAATCCCGATGCCGCCAACCGCATTATTAATACAGCGCTGGTCATTTATTCAATTCTTGGAGTATTGGTTTTTCTTGCTTCGATCGTTGCTGCATATTTTGGGGCTGAAAGCCTAATGCAAAACTCAGAGCAACTAACCTTGGCTCAAACGATATTGGTTATAGTAGGATTTTCAATAGCACTGGAATTTCCAGCAAAGGCATTTCCTGGAATTATTAGTGCTTATATGCGATATGATTATATTGCAAAAATTAGAATGTTAAAAAGCGTTGTTGATGCATTATGTATTTATTTGTTGGTTTCTAATGGGTATGGCCTTATTTCCATGGCTTTGATCACATTAGTTACTGGTTTAATAAGCACTATATTATTTATTCGTTTTTCACTCGGATTGTTTAAGGGAATGCAGTTTGATCAAAAATTAATTGATCTTTCAACCATAAAAGAAGTTTTTCATTTTTCAAAATGGGTATTTATCACTGATTTTTCAACTATGCTTCGTGAAAAAATGGATATTTGGTTTGTGGCCTTTTATCTGGGCAATATTGCGCTTACTGTTTATTATGTAGCCATCAGATTGGTGGAGTATGCTATCCAGTTTTTGATGCAGGCAACAGGAATAACGGGGCCAATATTTACTGAGCTTTATGCAAAAAATGAAAACAATAAATTAAAAGATGCAGTAATGCTTTTTTTGAAGTTGGATGTGGCACTGGGATTGGTTGCCTTTTCTGGTTTTTGCATATTGGGATCTTCATTTATTGAGGTATGGATGAAAGGTGCAGTTCCTACAAATGAGAGCTTCTTGTGCTTATTGATTCTTATCGTAGGTAGATTATCAATTTATTTTACTAGCCCTATTAACAGTTTACTGATGACACTTAAAAAGCATCATGTGATATCTTGGTTGTCAATAATAGAAATAATAATATCTGCTTTGCTGTGTGTATTGATAATTCCTGTTTACGGTATTTATGGAGCGGCAGTGGCAATGACTGTTCCATTAATAGTGAGCCGTTTAATAACACTTCCTTTTTTAGTAAAAAGGTATGTTGAATTAGAGCTCTTTGAGCTTTTGGTACGCTTCTCTTTGGTAGTTGTTGTTCATGCAGTATTTCTTACATTTGTCTATGTCGAATGGATTAAGGGAAATAGCTTGGATTTGGCTTTTATTATATTAAGTGCGCCTGTTGTTATAGTGTGTTCATTAGTGATTTCTTTTTTTCTTTTTAATCGACAGGAAATTGGACTGTTAAAGAAAAAATTTACTAAAAATGGTTTTTTAAATAAAGTTGGATGA
- a CDS encoding glycosyltransferase, translating to MKRKVSVIIPAYNAEKFLAFAVNSVLSQTMENFELIIVDDGSVDNTREIALKFSENDMRVKCYSIENRGRAGARNFGCRQADGEWLAFLDADDCWADNKLERQLESVQDEVGLIYTERTWVDENGDILENQPEKYELPQGYIYEKLIDGNYICTSSVILKRDLFLTVGGFDESPNYKNCQDYDLWIRISPLAKFVSLRETLCFYRLHDDNAHKNFYSRYIGLRSCMDRLREVGQNYNLINDGFLNRIDLREAKICESFSKVLFKSKRYDIVVDALGYAKSKMKISFKKQIIYVFSLLMKSVCKNEQ from the coding sequence ATGAAAAGAAAGGTTTCTGTTATTATCCCTGCATATAATGCTGAAAAATTTCTGGCATTTGCTGTCAACTCTGTCTTATCTCAAACTATGGAAAATTTTGAACTGATCATTGTGGACGATGGTTCAGTTGATAACACCAGGGAGATAGCGCTGAAATTTTCCGAAAATGATATGAGAGTAAAATGCTATTCTATTGAAAATAGAGGTCGCGCAGGCGCTAGAAATTTTGGGTGTAGGCAAGCTGATGGGGAATGGCTTGCTTTTTTAGATGCGGATGATTGTTGGGCCGATAATAAGCTTGAGCGGCAGCTTGAATCTGTACAGGATGAGGTGGGTTTAATTTATACAGAAAGAACATGGGTTGATGAGAATGGAGATATATTAGAAAATCAGCCTGAAAAATATGAATTACCCCAAGGTTATATTTATGAAAAATTAATAGATGGAAACTATATTTGTACATCTAGTGTAATTTTAAAGAGAGATTTATTTTTAACGGTTGGTGGCTTTGATGAGTCGCCAAATTATAAAAACTGCCAGGACTATGATCTTTGGATAAGAATATCTCCCCTGGCTAAGTTCGTCTCCTTGCGTGAGACATTATGTTTTTATCGCTTGCACGATGATAATGCGCATAAAAATTTTTATTCTAGGTATATCGGACTTAGATCATGCATGGACAGGCTAAGAGAGGTTGGTCAAAACTATAATCTTATTAATGACGGATTTTTAAATAGGATTGATTTGAGGGAGGCAAAAATATGCGAAAGCTTCTCAAAAGTATTATTTAAAAGTAAACGATACGATATTGTTGTTGATGCGTTAGGATATGCAAAATCAAAAATGAAAATATCGTTTAAAAAACAAATAATATATGTTTTTTCATTGTTAATGAAATCGGTATGTAAAAATGAACAATAG